Proteins found in one Bacillus sp. BGMRC 2118 genomic segment:
- a CDS encoding TIGR02206 family membrane protein: MFSVTGMQGFQMFNVEHLVTLAIFFLACIAMVLFRRKLIHYKPILKWFIFISLVACEISMHMWLIFTSQWDIGDLPLHLCSVSTFISLYLLVAKNNKPFTLLYFIGLLPPILSMVTPDMIYHFPHFRFIKYFLHHSVIPIAVLYFILFEGYRVQRKDILRSFVIVNIIAVPIFILNHFLGTNFFYLANPTETETLLNFFGSGVMYYINLEIVALIVFAITYIPMGLLLKRENRKVRKETTSQSF, encoded by the coding sequence ATGTTTTCTGTTACAGGAATGCAAGGGTTTCAAATGTTTAATGTGGAGCATCTTGTTACATTAGCAATTTTCTTTTTAGCTTGTATAGCTATGGTTCTTTTTAGAAGAAAACTAATTCATTACAAGCCCATATTAAAATGGTTTATTTTTATTTCGTTAGTTGCGTGTGAAATCTCGATGCATATGTGGCTCATCTTTACGAGCCAATGGGATATTGGTGACCTGCCCTTACATCTATGTTCGGTTAGTACATTTATCTCATTGTATTTACTAGTAGCAAAAAATAATAAACCATTTACTCTATTATACTTTATTGGCCTTTTACCTCCCATTTTATCTATGGTTACTCCTGATATGATCTATCATTTTCCTCATTTTCGATTTATTAAATATTTTCTACATCATTCCGTTATTCCTATAGCAGTTCTCTATTTTATATTGTTTGAAGGCTACAGAGTACAAAGAAAAGATATTTTACGTAGTTTTGTTATTGTGAATATTATTGCCGTTCCTATATTTATACTTAATCATTTTTTAGGTACTAATTTCTTCTATCTGGCAAATCCAACAGAAACGGAAACATTATTAAACTTCTTCGGTAGTGGCGTGATGTATTATATCAATTTGGAAATTGTTGCCCTCATTGTATTTGCCATCACCTATATTCCTATGGGACTACTACTAAAGCGAGAAAATCGAAAAGTAAGAAAAGAGACGACATCCCAGTCTTTTTAG
- a CDS encoding serine hydrolase — MHQNLDTLHKQIKKEKIDTVMIQHKGITIYEYYRNRKMQDRLHKINSVTKSVLSILVGIAIDRKEIASVHELVYPYFPEINTIGEELTIQHLLTMSPGIDWPEFGSWNAQPFPMINSTDWVKFVFNREKTESPGQTMIYNSGCSHVLSAIVQKATGEPLQDYAKKHLFGPLEIHDTRWHSDSKGIAIGGFGLCLKTEDMMKIGTLMLQKGVWNGKTIISEGWVKESTTPRLNTYNDIGSYGYHWWILTDETKQPLQPFTYFALGYRGQYILVIPEYELVITITSDLDRSLLPLRIVKETILTHIKETTSQS; from the coding sequence ATGCATCAAAATTTAGATACATTGCACAAGCAAATAAAAAAAGAAAAAATTGATACCGTTATGATTCAACATAAAGGCATAACGATTTATGAGTATTATCGTAATCGAAAAATGCAGGATCGGTTACATAAAATTAACTCAGTTACGAAAAGTGTACTTTCTATATTAGTCGGTATCGCCATTGATCGTAAAGAAATTGCGAGTGTTCATGAACTTGTATATCCCTATTTTCCAGAAATCAATACGATCGGAGAGGAGCTGACAATCCAACACTTACTAACAATGTCACCTGGCATCGATTGGCCAGAATTCGGTTCTTGGAATGCTCAACCCTTCCCTATGATCAATAGCACAGACTGGGTGAAATTTGTGTTTAATAGAGAAAAAACGGAATCCCCTGGACAAACGATGATTTACAATTCTGGCTGCTCACACGTACTGAGTGCAATTGTTCAAAAGGCAACGGGTGAACCGCTACAGGACTATGCAAAAAAACACCTATTCGGCCCATTAGAAATTCACGACACAAGGTGGCATTCTGACTCAAAAGGAATCGCAATCGGCGGCTTTGGATTATGCCTAAAAACAGAAGATATGATGAAAATTGGAACATTGATGCTACAAAAAGGAGTGTGGAACGGAAAAACCATCATCTCTGAAGGATGGGTTAAGGAATCTACTACTCCAAGACTTAACACTTACAATGACATCGGATCTTACGGATACCATTGGTGGATTCTTACTGATGAAACCAAACAACCCTTACAGCCATTTACATACTTTGCCCTTGGGTACAGAGGTCAATATATCCTTGTGATTCCTGAGTATGAATTAGTCATCACCATTACAAGTGATCTAGATCGATCATTATTACCGTTAAGAATAGTCAAAGAAACGATCCTTACTCACATAAAAGAGACGACATCCCAATCCTAA
- the ltaE gene encoding low-specificity L-threonine aldolase, whose amino-acid sequence MIDLRSDTVTKPTEKMRRAGYEAELGDDVYGEDPSVNELERRAADILGKEAALFVTSGTQGNQIAVLSHCQPGNEIILESDAHLFYYEGAAISAFAGVQPRTIKGTRGAMNPVEVEAAIRDEDIHAPETSLICLENTHNRAGGAIVPLENMKAIYEIASNHNIPVHLDGARLFNAAIALNKPVTEFTKYTTTVQICLSKGLGAPVGSILAGDQDFIKKARKWRKRLGGGLRQVGVLAAPGYIALTEMVERLAEDHENANRLAEGLSHIPTLSIAGKVETNIVLVDISKLNMTAAQFLELLKGEGILAVAFGPTTIRFTTHYDVNREQIDEVIRKISNLFSK is encoded by the coding sequence TTGATTGACTTAAGAAGTGATACCGTCACAAAACCGACAGAAAAGATGAGAAGGGCGGGGTACGAAGCTGAACTAGGGGATGATGTGTATGGAGAGGACCCTTCCGTTAATGAACTAGAAAGAAGAGCTGCAGATATTCTTGGAAAAGAAGCAGCGTTATTTGTTACAAGTGGAACACAAGGGAATCAAATTGCTGTCTTAAGTCATTGCCAGCCAGGGAATGAAATCATTTTAGAAAGTGACGCTCATCTATTTTATTATGAGGGTGCTGCAATTTCTGCCTTTGCTGGTGTGCAGCCTCGAACAATTAAAGGAACGAGAGGTGCGATGAATCCAGTAGAAGTAGAAGCAGCCATTCGAGATGAGGACATTCATGCCCCAGAAACAAGCCTTATTTGTTTAGAGAATACACATAATCGTGCTGGTGGAGCAATTGTTCCACTAGAAAATATGAAAGCCATATATGAAATTGCTTCAAATCATAACATCCCTGTTCACTTGGATGGAGCTAGATTATTTAATGCTGCAATTGCCCTTAATAAACCAGTAACAGAATTTACAAAATACACAACAACTGTTCAAATATGCTTATCTAAGGGGTTAGGTGCACCTGTTGGGTCCATTCTGGCAGGAGATCAGGACTTCATCAAGAAAGCGAGAAAATGGAGAAAACGACTTGGTGGAGGGCTCAGACAAGTAGGGGTTCTAGCTGCACCAGGCTATATTGCCTTAACTGAAATGGTTGAAAGGTTAGCGGAAGATCATGAAAACGCTAATCGTTTAGCAGAAGGATTAAGTCACATTCCAACACTATCAATTGCCGGTAAAGTTGAAACGAATATCGTTCTAGTTGATATCTCAAAGTTAAACATGACAGCAGCACAATTCTTAGAACTGTTAAAAGGAGAAGGAATTTTAGCAGTAGCATTTGGACCAACTACAATACGCTTTACTACACATTATGATGTGAACAGAGAACAGATTGATGAAGTCATTAGAAAAATTTCCAATCTCTTTTCCAAGTAG
- a CDS encoding cytosolic protein, with amino-acid sequence MKLVDELYEMYKHHFTGDEEDIDIIAFSVLEQLNRKTMFNLLSELDDQELLDLVGLYLIEGLKGKLAKEGLLPLGEDGVEKRTIH; translated from the coding sequence ATGAAGCTTGTGGATGAACTGTATGAAATGTATAAGCATCATTTTACAGGAGATGAAGAAGACATTGATATTATCGCATTCTCCGTACTAGAACAGTTAAATCGTAAAACGATGTTCAATTTACTAAGTGAACTTGATGATCAGGAATTGCTTGATTTAGTCGGATTATACTTAATTGAAGGATTAAAAGGAAAGCTGGCTAAGGAAGGTTTATTACCACTTGGAGAAGATGGAGTTGAAAAGAGAACGATCCATTAA
- a CDS encoding hydrolase, whose translation MKKTYYISVADGEISQSRTASSWNYKIEATDEEIVQLREHFDQIYSSDWQGFFRAHTPYVQYHYDRDNDAIDNTMQQVFGLIHELGDEEAKKHIEEQGLLNYKKE comes from the coding sequence TTGAAAAAAACGTATTATATATCCGTAGCAGATGGAGAAATATCACAAAGTCGTACAGCATCAAGCTGGAACTATAAAATTGAAGCAACCGATGAAGAAATTGTCCAATTACGTGAACATTTTGATCAGATTTATTCTTCGGACTGGCAAGGATTCTTTCGTGCTCATACACCGTATGTACAATATCATTATGATCGAGATAATGATGCCATTGATAATACAATGCAGCAGGTTTTTGGTCTCATTCATGAATTAGGTGATGAAGAAGCGAAAAAACATATTGAAGAGCAGGGCTTACTAAATTATAAGAAAGAGTAA
- the ytkD gene encoding nucleoside triphosphatase YtkD, whose amino-acid sequence MHTFTDHYQNEVNLSFSIHPFSSEPKHVWVICRYQDQWLLTAHSRRGLEFPGGKVEPGETAEEAAIREVNEETGGRVSSIQYIGQYKVSGRGKTIIKNIYYAEISELIKQPTYYETKGPVLFKTLPKEVARDRRFSFIMKDNVLLHSLEYIRETLKYVNI is encoded by the coding sequence ATGCATACGTTTACCGATCACTATCAAAATGAGGTTAACCTCTCTTTTTCCATACATCCCTTCTCATCTGAACCTAAGCACGTTTGGGTTATTTGTAGATATCAAGATCAATGGCTGTTAACTGCACATTCAAGACGCGGTTTAGAATTCCCTGGAGGCAAAGTGGAGCCAGGAGAAACAGCCGAAGAGGCAGCCATACGAGAAGTGAATGAAGAGACAGGTGGCCGAGTATCATCAATTCAATATATTGGGCAATACAAAGTATCTGGCAGAGGGAAAACAATTATTAAAAATATCTACTATGCTGAAATTTCCGAGCTGATTAAGCAGCCTACCTACTATGAAACAAAAGGGCCAGTATTATTTAAAACTCTACCTAAAGAAGTTGCACGAGATCGCCGATTTAGCTTCATCATGAAAGATAACGTCCTTCTGCATAGTCTGGAATACATCCGAGAAACCTTAAAATACGTGAACATTTAA
- a CDS encoding ABC transporter permease — protein MPGSSLPTQLYSKTSGRSWTPLTTTNPTIKELHKQYLQKLSKEKKWIRFYQILIFVLFFGLWEVSSRLTWIDPLIFSSPSRVVNMFIDKVADGSLLSHTAVTLFETVLGFILGTLLGTILAAILWWSPMISKIADPYLVILNALPKVALGPIIIVALGPGFTSIIAMGAIISIIITTIVIYTAFKEVDPNYIRVLQTFGATKAQSFRGAILPACFPTIISTLKVNVGLSWVGVIVGEFLTSSRGLGYMIIYGFQVFNFTLVLLSLLLIALFATIMYQAIELLEKKLIKQQ, from the coding sequence ATGCCAGGCAGCTCCCTTCCTACTCAGCTTTATTCCAAGACATCTGGAAGGAGTTGGACTCCCTTGACGACAACTAATCCTACAATCAAGGAACTTCATAAGCAATATTTGCAAAAGCTTTCTAAGGAGAAGAAATGGATACGCTTTTACCAAATTCTCATTTTCGTTTTATTTTTTGGTTTATGGGAAGTCTCAAGTCGATTGACCTGGATTGACCCGCTTATATTCAGTAGTCCTTCGAGAGTTGTCAACATGTTCATAGACAAGGTTGCAGATGGCAGCTTACTTTCACACACAGCAGTTACTCTCTTTGAGACAGTACTTGGGTTCATATTAGGTACATTGCTTGGCACTATTCTAGCAGCCATACTTTGGTGGTCTCCGATGATTTCAAAAATTGCGGATCCATACCTTGTCATTTTAAATGCTCTACCAAAAGTGGCTTTAGGTCCCATTATTATTGTTGCACTTGGTCCAGGTTTTACATCCATTATAGCCATGGGGGCAATTATCTCCATTATCATCACAACCATTGTCATATACACGGCTTTTAAAGAAGTTGATCCCAACTATATTCGGGTATTGCAAACATTTGGAGCAACCAAAGCACAATCCTTCAGAGGTGCCATCCTCCCTGCCTGCTTTCCCACCATCATCTCGACGTTGAAGGTTAATGTAGGCTTATCATGGGTAGGGGTAATCGTAGGTGAATTCCTCACCTCCTCCAGAGGACTTGGCTATATGATTATCTACGGATTCCAAGTATTTAACTTCACCCTAGTCCTACTTAGCCTTCTACTCATCGCACTCTTTGCAACCATCATGTACCAAGCAATCGAATTACTCGAAAAGAAGCTGATCAAACAACAATAA